GGTTTTTGACAAGAAGTACTGATTATGGTTGGTGGTCTGAAATATTTCTGAACAAGGGAGACTTTCTATGATTTCgcttaaaatagaaaaattaaaaaagatctcTGTTGGCATTATCTACAGTCTTTTTGTTGATAAAAGGGGCCAACTTTCTAGCACTTGCAGAACACGAATCTGGAGAAGTATTTAGGGTGTATTTTGgagtgttttgatttttgtggCGTGTATGAATGTTTCCAgtgaaatttttttcttctttcttgcaAAGTTTTGCTTGGAATCTTCTCTTTTAGTTGCTGTATTATTCATTCTATACTAGAGTCAGTCATGTAAAATAAGGTGAGTATAGAAGTAGCCATATTGTCctaaaaaaagggaaataagCAAGTTTACCTGGTCGCTAAGAGCGTTGCTAGGGAAAAGTGGAATTAACAACTTGCACTAAATGTGCTATAACTCTTGAATAGaccattttttttgatttttttagcaAGACAACAGCATATGTAGAAGACCCACCTAGGgcttaaaacagtttttttgaaaaaattgaaattttccaCCTTTTTTTCTAGACGTAccttaatttaaataaatctaTTGACATATCTGTTCTGGTTCCGCAAAATACACAGGAGTGTCGCCAGAGTAATCATGAAGACGAGGTTTAttatgaacattttatttttcacagcgTGTTTTTGCTGAAAAGAAGACTTTACCACAAGATTTTCACTTTTTAGTCAAGCTTTATTTCcatattttctaaaattgcGGATGCAGATAAAATTAAAGAGGCTAGTAGTAGTAAGGGCGAAAACGAAATTTTTCTCGTGGTGTGGAGTGTGCAGCTTTTGTTCACACTgccttttatattttaaacgaTGACAGAAATGAGTATACAACAGCTCATGATCATTCATAAGCCAAGTTCTATTTAACACAAAATTCCTTAGTCAATATATTTATACTTCAGGAGTAAATGGAAGATCACATCAGGGAACCTTCCAATAATATTGTTgtgctgaaaaattaaattatggaTCTTAACAGAAAATCAATTCATACCAGAGCAAAGCATTTTCTTTAAACAGTATAAACATCACAACACTTCGAAAGCTTTGCAGGGGTTATCCTCCAATGAAAGTATCACATTCATATCAAAGTTATGGGCTGGTTACGTGACGTTTAACAgcgggtaacacagttacttgtgactTAACCAGACATTTCAACGTCAACACCCGTCTAgttagttaataaaaaaataattttaatatccACAAAAGAAGTTAAGTAGTTTATGTGTGCTGTAAATCCATAAGCATATGTAATATGCTCCTGTAAAGTTTTTCATGTATatttatgccctgttggtctaatgacTATGACACTTCAAATCCTGGATAGGgttaggaaaaacataattatcttgtatcTACCACAACCAGGTAATAATGAGTATATGATAGCTATGTATATAGCTAATTGTGAGGACAATTGGTATTCATCGAATTGTAGGGGGTAGTGTTAAATACATTCATCACTTTCATTCATAGATAGGGCACAACATTGCCTTGTCAAGAAAAGGCAGCTAGCTATAAGTACTTGTTTGTCTTGACATGTCTCAAATCATCTTTTCAGAACACGACTTGCAAACCTAGGCGACCTGATGACACTCTCCCTAATACCATAAGTATTGCGACCTTCGTCGGGACATGTAGGTATATTAATAGTGGTCCTATCATTTATATATACAGTATAAACTCGAAGGATGAGGTCAGCATGTGTGCCAGATGTTTTTTacttgtaaacaaacaaaatctacTTTAGTTTAGGAACACGCAACGATCATAAGTCTTTCAAACCATTACCTGTTTTGGTGTGAGGTAATAATTCTTGAAACTGATCCATACTGCACTCAAGTGTagccaaaaataacaaaaatgtataaatttgTTAAGTAATTTGTGCACTTTCCCGCTACAAATTTAAATAGTTCATAATAAACCTTGTTTTCATGCTGCGCTTTCATTTTAAGCCGCCACGGTTAATTGTGAACATGTGATATGGAAAAGAGCTtattaagatattgacgttatgTTAATGTTATTATATCACTTCGCCTACATCAAAGAAATATAAGCTCATCCAATTTGCCTTTCACAGACACACGTACTCtcttattattatagagatggcTGGGACATACAAATGAGAAATAGAAATAACCACACACTCCATTTACTCGAAGTTCACTGTACAAAAATTAAGGCCTGCTACCAACCACAAGTCTTTGCACTATATAAAGTGCAATATGACGGTGGTATGGCTGGGACATAAAAAACAAGAGACAGAAACAACCACACACTCGATATAATCGCTGCGTAACTAAAACATAggataagtaaaaaaaacaggCTATAAAAACGTAGACAATTATGAAAACAAGCACTAAGAACACAGACAGAGACTTAAAAAAACGACTGAGtagaataaaaacacaagaggAACAATATACGCAAATTTACTAAATCACTTTTTACAAACCACACCACAAGTACtataagcaacataaaactaacGTTACAACACAGaactcaaaataatttttcttttatttaatgtaaCCCAAAGCAGCAGTCGCAAAGTACTAGATGCAAACTAATTATCGGTATGTTAGGTACCTCTAAGGAGAATGCAATGCTTACTCCGTGTGTTGCTTACACACAGAAGCAACTAATGGATATTTTTTTCAGGCTGATGTTGTTATTTCTTACTCTAGGAGTTTTTGGATTGAAATTTTTCTCTCTATTTCCATGCATTGCCTGCGAAAACATATCAGATGCGAcatatcaaaacttttaatttaccaaaatttgtttcattaatttatGCATAAAAATTCATCAGCAGTAGAAGTATATTCACACCTATAATTCCTATTTATTTATGTTTCCTGCATTATCTACTTTAACTTTGTGTGTTATTTTATCAATACTTTACAGATGCTAGTTATGACATGAACACGAGGCGTAAGAGGAGTACGAGAATCAAAACAactaaactttattttaaatactATTGCCTACACCAAAATAATCAAACCATATTACACAAGGtaaatataaattatatattgcttttCACCCTAAAAAactgttattttatttaatttgtttattcatCAGATTCATCTCCATATGGTCCATATCCTGTAGAAATTCCCTTTGCAGTTGGAACTGATCCACGAATTCCAAGACCTGATCGGATTCCGACTAATCCGTGTCTTCTAAGACCACCTCCAACAAGAATATTTTTGCCAACCAAGCCTCGCCCACCAAGACCTGATCCAATGATTCCTCTGCTTCCAGCCAACCCATATCCTCCGTATCCTTTACCTCCAACTAAACCACGTCCAGCTAATCCTATACCTGCAAGACCTGATCCAATAAGGACTTTCCGTCCTCCTTGTCCTCCAATGATTCCAGCCCTTCCTAATTTACCAATACCGGAAACAACATTGATTCTGCTACCACTTCGGATACCAACCTTACCTAGTCCGCCTAAACCTCCCGAGACACGTTCTCCGACGATTCCACTGCCTCGTCTGATAGCATACCGAGCGTGTCCGTAACCAGAATATCCGTAACTACTGCGTCCATATGATCCGTATAAGCTTGGATCCCTTTCTGCATTTTCGTCTTCATCTTCTGTCATTTCGTCCCTTTCATCTCCATATGGACCATATCCAACAGAAACTCCTTTTCCAGTTGTAATAGATCCTCGTACTCCAAGAGCAGATCGACCTCCAACTAAACCGTGTCCTCCAAAGCCGGCTCCAAGATGCCCACTTTTTTCAACTAAACCTCGCCCACCAAGACCTGATCCAATGATTCCTCCGCGTCCAGCTAATCCGTATCCTCCGTATCCTTTACCTCCAACTAAACCACGTCTAGCTAATCCTATACCTGCAAGACCTGATCCAACAAGGATTTGGCGTCCTCCTAGTCGTCGTCCTCCAATGATTCCAGCCCGTCCTAATTTACCAATACCGGAACCAACATTGATTCTGTTACCACTTCCTAAGACACGGCTTCCGACGATTTCACTGCCTCGTCTGATTCCATAACGAGCGTTTCCGTAACCAGAATATCTGTAACCACTGCGGCGATATGGTGTGTATACGCTTGGGTCATTTTCTTGATCGTCATATTCTTCGTCCTCATCTTCTGTCGTTTCGCTTTCATCCATTTCTGGATCCTCTTCTTGATTGATAAAATCGtccactaaaataaaaaaactcttcATGCAAATGTTGTCTCTTAACATTTTATTTCGACCAAGGTACCttacgttttaaaaatttgatgtaaGCTTGAAACCGTACCTGCATCGGCAATGTCTTCTGTTTCTTCCACTCCATTTGCTAATGTGgtaaataaaaatgataaataattcatcATTATAAATGTAGAAGCAAATTGATAGTGTTTTAAACGTAACATCTTAGGACAATTTTGTTTCCAAGTTGTGAATGATGCGTTTTAACGAGTTAAAGTTTTCGAATTTTTTAGCAAGAATTTGTTGTCTATGGAATTGGTTTATTAACCaacatttatttctttttttatttacggtTAACTGAAATGCCTGAATTCTCATGACTGCAATATACAATAGAAAGT
Above is a window of Hydractinia symbiolongicarpus strain clone_291-10 chromosome 3, HSymV2.1, whole genome shotgun sequence DNA encoding:
- the LOC130636861 gene encoding shematrin-like protein 2 — translated: MLRLKHYQFASTFIMMNYLSFLFTTLANGVEETEDIADAVDDFINQEEDPEMDESETTEDEDEEYDDQENDPSVYTPYRRSGYRYSGYGNARYGIRRGSEIVGSRVLGSGNRINVGSGIGKLGRAGIIGGRRLGGRQILVGSGLAGIGLARRGLVGGKGYGGYGLAGRGGIIGSGLGGRGLVEKSGHLGAGFGGHGLVGGRSALGVRGSITTGKGVSVGYGPYGDERDEMTEDEDENAERDPSLYGSYGRSSYGYSGYGHARYAIRRGSGIVGERVSGGLGGLGKVGIRSGSRINVVSGIGKLGRAGIIGGQGGRKVLIGSGLAGIGLAGRGLVGGKGYGGYGLAGSRGIIGSGLGGRGLVGKNILVGGGLRRHGLVGIRSGLGIRGSVPTAKGISTGYGPYGDESDE